Proteins from a genomic interval of Crassostrea angulata isolate pt1a10 chromosome 7, ASM2561291v2, whole genome shotgun sequence:
- the LOC128155394 gene encoding uncharacterized protein LOC128155394, with translation MRFLVVISLVLALQIKVGASFIVTINDFGELEEGDTVNFTCTWIGSTTPNTSLTYFYFFFNRDISGAFMNSTLNPVIEYDNSTQNYTTIFKVSNVLVDRRFNYQFLSCFSGLVGAGKRLTVLYGPDDNKMTLWGSETGREGFSGNWKCAVSESYPAVNLTWYNGSTEFTPDSKAVVTSTNGNFKTEQWWKFTYTRDYSGSNVSCVATGYKNKRVTKSKQLQVNFAPELEVRGKYLYVTDKDTMKCYVDKGATLNLTCGVVAASPMASAVWSGRGSDQLVITNMPRHLSSTDFFCEAQNSVAKSSIQVKLVIQYGPEFSTFSTMWVKEGKNFTVEAYITANPHPVKISWRKVGSTKVLSTNLKLSLQNIRREQAGVYVVEGTSLRMRENNATAEVTGNTTVNVVVKYGPGDSVKLSPNLTTFEVDAGEPLPLITCSAQCEPACRYIWYQYYRTNTDRYRGSTAVLNLGNASSSDVGIYMCRASNNVIGDNFEGNVTFELRVKYAPEIKSVTLNGYTGNPYSESFPITVTSIIRTYPNATITWAISHEKSLNSFLPLDSRYSANQTMTCTYDCEIAAILTVFPPLCTDTGNKYSVYATNRKGNSSIKTTHYSNTIACTPRLANNAPMNQTYRTCEGAELNMTASFVSVPGPFISWYLLPNTRKYVHHLEGRVGPGTYTKVFYKTNYHIPVMYRHLFGTYLVEANNFRGSIAKTYIRVLKNSSCSDESTTALRPIPSVAATLPPNASSSKMNGPAGIIMGSAIAFLMLRGYV, from the exons ATGAGATTCTTGGTGGTGATTTCTTTGGTGTTAGCTTTGCAAATAAAAG ttGGTGCATCATTCATTGTGACCATTAATGATTTTGGGGAGTTAGAGGAGGGCGATACGGTCAACTTTACCTGTACTTGGATTGGATCAACAACACCGAACACCTCGCTCAcctatttctatttcttttttaaccGTGACATATCTGGTGCTTTCATGAACTCTACCTTGAATCCAGTAATTGAGTATGATAACAGTACACAGAATTACAcgactattttcaaagtatcAAATGTCCTCGTTGATCGACGATTCAATTACCAGTTTTTGTCGTGCTTCAGTGGTCTGGTGGGCGCCGGGAAAAGATTGACCGTTCTTT aTGGTCCAGACGATAATAAAATGACACTCTGGGGCAGTGAGACTGGACGGGAAGGGTTTTCTGGCAACTGGAAATGTGCTGTGAGCGAATCTTATCCTGCAGTCAACCTCACTTGGTACAATGGCTCTACTGAATTCACTCCTGACTCTAAAGCTGTTGTCACCAGTACTAAT gGTAACTTCAAAACCGAGCAATGGTGGAAGTTTACCTACACTCGAGATTACTCTGGGTCTAATGTCAGTTGTGTAGCCACAGGATACAAGAATAAAAGAGTCACTAAATCTAAGCAGTTACAGGTCAATT TTGCTCCAGAGCTAGAAGTCAGGGGAAAGTACTTATACGTCACAGATAAGGACACAATGAAGTGTTATGTAGATAAGGGAGCCACTTTGAATCTGACATGTGGAGTGGTGGCAGCCAGTCCCATGGCCAGTGCAGTTTGGTCTGGAAGAG gaagtGACCAATTAGTAATAACTAACATGCCAAGACACTTAAGCTCTACTGACTTTTTTTGTGAAGCTCAAAATTCCGTTGCCAAAAGTTCCATTCAAGTCAAGCTTGTAATACAgt ATGGACCAGAATTTTCTACTTTCTCAACAATGTGGGTAAAAGAAGGAAAGAATTTTACTGTTGAAGCCTATATTACTGCAAATCCACACCCTGTGAAAATATCGTGGAGAAAAGTGGGTAGTACAAAGGTCTTGTCTACGAATTTGAAGCTAAGTCTCCAAAACATAAGAAGAGAACAAGCAGGGGTGTATGTCGTGGAAGGCACAAGTCTGAGGATGAGAGAGAACAACGCGACTGCAGAAGTCACAGGAAACACCACAGTCAATGTGGTTGTCAAAT ATGGGCCTGGAGACTCCGTTAAGCTGTCTCCAAACTTAACAACGTTCGAAGTAGACGCTGGAGAGCCTCTACCGCTCATTACTTGCTCCGCCCAATGTGAACCTGCCTGCAGATACATTTGGTATCAATACTATAGGACGAATACAGACAGATACAGGGGGTCCACTGCCGTCCTAAACCTCGGCAATGCATCATCTTCCGATGTCGGAATCTACATGTGTAGAGCGAGTAACAACGTCATTGGAGATAATTTTGAAGGAAATGTGACCTTTGAGCTGCGTGTGAAAT ATGCTCCAGAAATAAAGTCAGTGACTTTAAATGGATACACTGGGAACCCATACAGTGAAAGTTTTCCCATCACTGTAACCAGTATCATAAGGACATATCCAAATGCCACAATCACGTGGGCCATCTCACATGAAAAATCTTTGAACTCGTTTTTGCCCTTAG ACTCCAGATACAGTGCTAACCAAACCATGACGTGCACTTATGACTGTGAAATCGCGGCCATTCTGACTGTGTTCCCTCCCTTGTGTACTGATACAGGAAACAAGTATTCCGTGTATGCCACGAACAGGAAAGGAAACTCCTCGATAAAAACAACCCACTACAGCAATACCATCGCAT GCACACCTCGTCTAGCTAACAATGCGCCGATGAATCAGACCTACAGAACCTGTGAGGGGGCTGAGCTGAATATGACAGCATCATTTGTGTCTGTTCCTGGACCTTTTATTTCCTGGTATCTTTTACCAAATACCCGTAAATATGTGCATCACCTTGAAGGACGGGTGGGACCCGGAACTTACACAAAagtattttacaaaacaaattaccACATTCCCGTTATGTATAGGCATCTGTTTGGAACATATCTTGTTGAAGCAAACAATTTCAGAGGATCAATTGCAAAGACTTACATTCGGGTATTAAAGAATTCCTCTTGCTCag atGAATCAACTACAGCACTAAGACCTATCCCATCCGTAGCTGCCACCTTACCTCCAAACGCATCCTCCTCTAAGATGAATGGCCCAGCTGGAATCATTATGGGTTCTGCGATAGCGTTTCTTATGTTGCGAGGATATGTATAG